From the Accumulibacter sp. genome, one window contains:
- the cas6 gene encoding CRISPR system precrRNA processing endoribonuclease RAMP protein Cas6 produces the protein MNLDPPTLTGASQRPSNRAPLDAAAVTNRGDTFPVARYRLEFRAKQPIRLPDYAGSMLRGAFGHALRQLACMTRQKECTGCPLVDGCPYPAIFAPVPRATHALQNFNRIPVPQVIEPPAWGARVLTAGETLTFHQVLVGRARQELPLIVLAWRRALARGIGAGDGTGELIRVVHCGENDETEIHRPEVGTIADHMQEIALRAPSDARLAEATLHILTPLRLQHNGQALPPAKLQPRTLLLALARRANLLAEFHADGPLIDDFAALSDAAARVGDERNVCWRDWKRYSSRQQREMCLGGVVGTWRLQGPLAPFAALLRLGQWLHVGKETTFGLGQYTLGGCAPRDICADSGRNRERNAQLLERNELN, from the coding sequence ATGAACCTCGACCCCCCGACCCTCACAGGTGCAAGTCAGCGACCCAGCAACCGTGCGCCCCTCGATGCCGCGGCCGTCACGAACCGCGGCGACACCTTCCCCGTCGCCCGCTACCGCCTGGAGTTCCGGGCGAAGCAGCCGATTCGCCTGCCCGACTACGCTGGCTCGATGCTGCGCGGCGCCTTCGGCCACGCCCTGCGCCAGCTCGCCTGTATGACGCGCCAAAAGGAATGCACCGGCTGTCCGCTGGTCGATGGATGCCCTTATCCGGCCATTTTCGCCCCCGTGCCACGGGCGACGCATGCCTTGCAGAACTTCAACCGGATTCCCGTGCCGCAGGTCATCGAGCCCCCCGCCTGGGGCGCCAGGGTGCTGACTGCCGGCGAGACGCTGACTTTTCACCAGGTGTTGGTCGGACGAGCGCGTCAGGAGCTGCCGCTGATCGTCCTTGCCTGGCGGCGCGCGCTTGCTCGCGGCATCGGTGCCGGCGACGGCACCGGCGAACTGATTCGCGTCGTCCACTGCGGCGAGAACGACGAGACTGAAATCCATCGTCCCGAGGTCGGAACCATCGCTGACCACATGCAGGAGATCGCGCTGCGGGCACCATCAGACGCCCGACTCGCCGAAGCGACCCTCCACATCCTCACTCCCCTGCGCCTGCAACACAACGGCCAAGCCCTGCCGCCGGCGAAACTGCAGCCGCGGACTCTGCTGCTGGCGCTCGCCCGGCGGGCAAACCTGCTCGCCGAGTTCCACGCGGACGGACCGCTGATCGACGACTTCGCGGCACTGAGCGACGCCGCCGCGCGGGTTGGCGATGAGCGGAACGTCTGCTGGCGTGACTGGAAACGCTACTCGTCGCGACAGCAGCGCGAAATGTGTCTGGGCGGAGTCGTCGGCACCTGGCGACTGCAAGGCCCGCTCGCTCCCTTCGCCGCCCTCCTCCGCCTGGGTCAGTGGCTGCACGTGGGCAAGGAAACCACCTTCGGTCTCGGTCAATACACTCTCGGCGGGTGCGCTCCGCGAGACATCTGCGCCGATAGCGGGAGAAACCGTGAACGCAACGCCCAACTCCTTGAAAGGAATGAACTAAACTGA
- a CDS encoding AbrB/MazE/SpoVT family DNA-binding domain-containing protein produces the protein MAKTLGSKGRVTIPKRTRDALNLAPRSSVEFAVNKDGELLMHKMDERSGRKPDRFDAARGKADVKWRTDELMALLRGED, from the coding sequence ATGGCGAAGACTCTCGGCAGCAAGGGGCGGGTCACCATCCCAAAGCGGACCCGCGACGCGCTCAACCTGGCGCCCCGATCATCGGTCGAATTCGCCGTCAACAAGGACGGCGAGCTGCTCATGCACAAGATGGATGAGCGGTCCGGCCGCAAGCCGGATCGTTTCGACGCAGCACGCGGCAAGGCCGACGTGAAGTGGCGCACCGACGAATTGATGGCTCTGTTGCGCGGCGAGGACTGA
- the cas2 gene encoding CRISPR-associated endonuclease Cas2 → MNDAARTLYLVCYDVCDSAVRRRVQKYLTGFKVGGQKSFFECWLTAAELREVRATLADLIDLAEDRAHIFQLDPRMQRTLLGRATEAVTDVFLIV, encoded by the coding sequence ATGAACGATGCGGCACGAACCCTCTACCTGGTCTGTTACGACGTCTGCGACTCGGCGGTGCGTCGTCGCGTGCAGAAGTACCTGACTGGGTTCAAGGTCGGCGGCCAGAAGTCCTTCTTCGAGTGCTGGCTGACCGCCGCGGAGTTGCGCGAGGTGCGGGCGACCCTGGCCGACCTGATCGACCTGGCCGAAGACCGCGCGCACATCTTCCAGCTCGACCCGCGCATGCAGCGCACCCTGCTGGGGCGAGCGACCGAAGCGGTGACGGATGTCTTCCTGATCGTCTGA
- the yfcF gene encoding glutathione transferase: MLLYVDAQFASPYALSAFVALQEKGLSFTLETLDLAAGDQQRPDFARLSISGRVPTLVDGDFALSESSAIAEYVDEVHPGPALYPSAPRARARARQVQAWLRSDFLPLRQDRSTEVIFYGPTAQPLSAAAEHSAARLFAGAGELLAHGGDHLCGDDWCIADVDLALMLNRLLLNGDAVPDALARYATRQWQRPSVQSWARRPRPPRVATA; encoded by the coding sequence ATGCTCCTCTACGTCGATGCCCAGTTTGCCTCGCCCTATGCCCTGTCGGCCTTCGTCGCGCTGCAGGAAAAGGGGCTGTCCTTCACCCTCGAGACCCTCGACCTCGCAGCCGGCGACCAGCAGCGGCCGGATTTCGCCCGCCTGTCGATCAGCGGCCGCGTGCCGACGCTGGTCGACGGCGACTTTGCCCTGTCGGAGTCGTCGGCGATCGCCGAGTATGTCGACGAGGTCCATCCCGGGCCGGCGCTCTATCCGTCGGCGCCGCGCGCCCGCGCCCGCGCGCGGCAGGTGCAGGCGTGGCTGCGCAGCGATTTTCTGCCGCTCCGGCAGGACCGCTCGACCGAGGTGATCTTCTACGGCCCGACAGCGCAGCCGCTCTCCGCCGCCGCCGAGCACTCGGCGGCGCGGCTCTTCGCCGGCGCCGGTGAACTGCTGGCGCACGGCGGCGACCACCTGTGCGGCGACGACTGGTGCATCGCCGACGTCGACCTGGCATTGATGCTCAACCGCCTGCTGCTCAACGGCGACGCCGTTCCCGACGCCCTCGCCCGCTACGCGACACGGCAGTGGCAGAGACCCAGCGTGCAGTCGTGGGCGCGCAGGCCGAGGCCGCCCCGCGTGGCGACGGCGTGA
- the csx2 gene encoding TIGR02221 family CRISPR-associated protein produces MSTLISFLGKGDPRKGYRTATYRFDSNVVKTVTFFGLALTDYLKPDRLILLGTPSSMWENFFDRDGIDPEAMEPLIDAVAAGRVDDRLLDLPCRQLAEQIGIPVDCLLIPYAREETEQAAILRLLAGVVQPGERLCLDVTHGFRHLPMLALVAARYLARVVRVEVEEIYYGALEMTPPAGETPVLRLRGLLDMLDWVDALATYDKDGDYGVFAPLLAKDGMAEGRAELLATAAYCERTSNPELARENLRRAFPALDTHDGPLARLFRETLKERIGWFRGLTRHDRELSLADAYLKRSDYLRATTFMYEAFVTRACYTQKCDDADAQSRDDAFNHARKKTPAVGQLKNLRNALAHGVRARGEHSDETAETIADEHSLRNVLKKLRNKLF; encoded by the coding sequence ATGAGCACCCTCATCAGTTTCCTTGGCAAGGGCGACCCGCGGAAGGGCTACCGTACTGCCACCTACCGCTTCGATTCGAATGTCGTGAAGACGGTGACCTTCTTCGGCCTCGCTCTGACCGACTACCTGAAACCCGATCGCCTGATCCTGCTTGGTACGCCAAGCAGCATGTGGGAAAACTTCTTCGACCGGGACGGCATCGATCCCGAGGCCATGGAGCCTCTGATCGATGCCGTTGCCGCCGGGAGAGTCGATGACCGCCTGCTCGACCTGCCGTGCCGCCAACTCGCCGAACAGATCGGCATCCCGGTCGACTGCCTGCTGATTCCCTATGCCCGCGAAGAGACCGAGCAAGCCGCGATCCTGCGCCTGCTGGCCGGTGTCGTACAGCCCGGAGAACGTCTCTGCCTCGACGTCACACACGGCTTTCGCCACCTGCCAATGCTCGCACTGGTGGCAGCACGCTACTTGGCAAGAGTGGTTCGCGTCGAAGTCGAAGAAATCTATTACGGCGCGCTGGAGATGACGCCACCTGCGGGCGAAACGCCGGTGCTCAGGCTTCGCGGCTTGCTGGATATGCTCGACTGGGTCGACGCCCTGGCGACATACGACAAGGACGGTGACTACGGGGTCTTCGCACCACTGCTCGCCAAGGACGGTATGGCCGAGGGCCGCGCGGAGTTGCTGGCTACCGCGGCCTATTGCGAGCGCACCAGCAATCCCGAACTCGCGCGCGAGAATCTCCGGCGCGCTTTTCCTGCACTCGATACGCACGACGGGCCCCTTGCGAGACTGTTTCGCGAGACGCTCAAGGAGCGTATCGGCTGGTTTCGCGGACTGACGCGCCACGACCGAGAACTCTCGCTCGCCGACGCGTACCTCAAGCGCAGTGACTATCTGCGGGCAACCACCTTCATGTACGAGGCCTTTGTCACACGTGCCTGCTACACACAGAAATGTGATGACGCTGACGCTCAGAGCCGTGACGACGCCTTCAATCACGCGAGAAAGAAAACACCTGCAGTCGGACAGCTAAAGAACCTGCGCAATGCACTCGCACACGGTGTCCGGGCGCGTGGCGAACACTCAGACGAGACCGCCGAGACTATCGCTGACGAACACAGCTTGCGCAACGTCCTGAAAAAGTTGCGCAATAAACTCTTCTAG
- a CDS encoding MAPEG family protein, which produces MRETTLNTHIVPAYAALLGLFFIALSIRTLRLRRQLRIAVGDGGNPAMLRAMRVHANFAEYVPLGLILLHFVEAQGAQAMLLHGLCLCLLLGRVAHAFGVSQTAENFSFRVTGMALTFTTIFFSSAWLLLAFVRQHLA; this is translated from the coding sequence TTGCGGGAGACGACACTGAACACCCACATCGTTCCGGCCTACGCCGCACTGCTGGGGCTATTTTTCATCGCCCTGAGCATCCGCACCCTGCGCCTGCGGCGCCAGCTTCGCATCGCCGTCGGCGATGGCGGCAACCCGGCGATGCTGCGCGCCATGCGCGTGCACGCGAACTTCGCCGAGTACGTTCCGCTCGGGCTGATCCTGCTCCATTTCGTCGAGGCGCAGGGGGCGCAGGCGATGCTGCTGCACGGCCTGTGCCTCTGCCTGCTGCTCGGCCGCGTCGCGCACGCCTTCGGCGTCAGCCAGACGGCCGAGAACTTCAGCTTCCGCGTCACGGGCATGGCGCTGACCTTCACGACGATCTTCTTCTCGTCGGCGTGGCTGCTGCTCGCCTTCGTTCGCCAGCATCTGGCCTGA
- a CDS encoding PDDEXK nuclease domain-containing protein yields the protein MPDIALLPTDYTALLTDIRQRVRHAQTRAVMAVNAELIRLYWEIGALIAERQKQEGWGAAVIPRLARDLHNELPEEKGFSERNINRMLAFHRAYPHLGQVPQAVAQTAAPEKGPQPVALFPPELLLSLPWGHHAELMAKVKDPATRQWYMQAAVQYGWSRNILMMQVETSAHLRQGRATSNFAARLPPPGSDMAQQTLKDPYIFDFLTLADTFQERELETGLVAHLEKFLLELGQGFAFVGRQYHLHLGGDDFYIDLLFYHLKLRCYVVIDLKRGAFKPEYAGKINFYCNVVDDRLRHASDAPTIGLILCQLPNRVLAEYALRGMDKPIGVSTFELTRALPADLQSSLPSIEAIEQALADEVGEEDA from the coding sequence ATGCCTGACATTGCTCTACTCCCCACGGACTACACCGCGTTGCTGACCGACATCCGGCAGCGCGTGCGCCACGCGCAGACCCGCGCCGTGATGGCGGTGAATGCGGAACTGATCCGCCTGTACTGGGAGATCGGCGCCTTGATCGCCGAGCGACAGAAGCAAGAGGGCTGGGGCGCAGCGGTGATCCCCCGTCTGGCACGTGACCTGCACAACGAACTACCGGAAGAAAAGGGCTTTTCCGAGCGCAACATCAACCGGATGCTGGCGTTCCATCGCGCTTACCCGCATCTGGGACAGGTGCCACAGGCTGTGGCACAAACTGCAGCGCCGGAAAAAGGGCCACAGCCTGTGGCACTCTTTCCGCCGGAACTGCTGCTTTCGCTCCCCTGGGGACATCACGCCGAGTTGATGGCCAAGGTCAAGGACCCCGCAACCCGGCAGTGGTACATGCAAGCCGCCGTCCAATACGGTTGGAGCCGAAACATCCTGATGATGCAGGTGGAGACTTCTGCCCACCTGCGACAGGGAAGGGCAACCAGCAATTTCGCTGCTCGTCTGCCGCCCCCGGGATCCGACATGGCGCAGCAGACCCTGAAGGACCCTTACATCTTTGACTTCCTGACCTTGGCCGATACGTTCCAGGAAAGGGAACTGGAAACGGGGCTGGTGGCCCATCTGGAGAAGTTCCTGCTCGAGCTGGGACAGGGCTTCGCCTTTGTCGGGCGCCAATACCACCTGCACCTGGGCGGGGACGATTTCTACATCGACCTGCTCTTCTACCACCTGAAGCTGCGCTGTTATGTGGTGATCGACCTCAAGCGTGGCGCCTTCAAGCCCGAGTACGCGGGCAAGATCAACTTCTATTGCAACGTGGTCGATGACCGCCTGCGGCATGCCAGCGATGCCCCCACCATTGGCCTGATCCTGTGCCAGCTGCCCAACCGGGTGCTGGCCGAATATGCGCTGCGTGGCATGGACAAGCCGATCGGCGTCTCGACCTTTGAGCTGACGCGCGCGCTGCCCGCCGACCTGCAGAGCAGCCTGCCCAGCATCGAGGCCATCGAGCAGGCCCTGGCCGATGAGGTGGGTGAGGAAGACGCATGA
- a CDS encoding peroxiredoxin, which produces MNDFPLPKHLLPPIDDGAAAHLAGSRLPALTLTATDGTSLDLAQVPGRWVLYVYPMTGRPGVALPDGWDAIPGARGCTPQSCGFRDHFAELQALDTGVFGLSAQDSDYQREARDRLHLPFELLSDSGLRLKSALRLPTFRVAGTELYRRLTLVVDDGRVAKLFYPVFPPDRNADEVLAWLRANPRPSPTLSS; this is translated from the coding sequence ATGAACGATTTTCCCCTGCCGAAGCACCTGCTGCCGCCCATCGACGACGGTGCGGCGGCCCATCTCGCGGGCTCGCGGTTGCCCGCGCTGACGCTGACCGCGACCGACGGCACTTCGCTCGACCTTGCCCAAGTGCCCGGGCGCTGGGTGCTCTACGTCTATCCGATGACCGGTCGGCCGGGCGTCGCGCTGCCCGACGGCTGGGATGCAATCCCCGGCGCGCGCGGCTGCACGCCGCAATCGTGCGGCTTCCGCGATCACTTCGCCGAGTTGCAGGCGCTCGATACCGGCGTCTTCGGGCTCAGCGCGCAGGACAGCGACTACCAGCGCGAGGCGCGCGACCGGCTGCACCTGCCTTTCGAGCTGCTGAGCGACAGCGGGCTGCGCCTGAAGTCGGCGCTGCGGTTGCCAACCTTCCGCGTTGCCGGAACCGAGCTGTACCGGCGGCTGACGCTGGTGGTCGACGACGGACGCGTCGCCAAGCTCTTCTACCCGGTCTTTCCGCCCGACCGCAATGCCGACGAGGTGCTCGCTTGGCTGCGGGCGAACCCGCGCCCTTCTCCGACCCTCTCCTCCTGA
- the cmr5 gene encoding type III-B CRISPR module-associated protein Cmr5 encodes MNTLDQERAQYAWERANRNTVVDGYREMVKGAPALVMGNGLMATLAYYRSRTGCNERAAQLILGDLLGWLAKRHIVPADFSTAMNAFFKAEAQDVMRATDEALAMLRWLRQFADAVKDA; translated from the coding sequence ATGAACACCCTCGACCAAGAACGGGCGCAATACGCCTGGGAGCGTGCGAACCGCAACACCGTGGTCGACGGCTACCGCGAGATGGTCAAGGGCGCGCCGGCATTGGTGATGGGCAACGGACTGATGGCCACACTTGCCTACTACCGCTCACGTACCGGCTGCAACGAGCGTGCCGCCCAATTGATCCTTGGCGACCTGCTGGGTTGGCTGGCGAAACGGCACATCGTCCCAGCCGATTTCTCAACTGCAATGAATGCCTTCTTCAAAGCAGAGGCGCAAGACGTAATGCGCGCTACCGATGAAGCGTTGGCCATGCTTAGGTGGCTGCGCCAGTTTGCCGACGCTGTGAAGGACGCGTGA
- a CDS encoding CRISPR-associated endonuclease Cas2 yields MGSELAFVIGYDISDPRRLLRVHREMCKHATPLEYSVFLLVGSERARSYCLDEIRVLIDPVADDVRCYPLPARGFQGRVGRASLPDGIVWTGLPAAIT; encoded by the coding sequence ATGGGTTCTGAGCTCGCCTTCGTCATCGGCTACGACATCAGCGATCCGCGCCGGCTCCTGCGCGTGCATCGCGAGATGTGCAAGCACGCCACGCCGCTGGAGTACAGCGTATTCCTGCTGGTGGGCAGCGAGCGCGCGCGAAGCTACTGCCTGGACGAGATCCGGGTGCTGATCGATCCCGTCGCCGATGACGTCCGCTGCTATCCGCTGCCGGCGCGCGGCTTTCAGGGGCGCGTCGGTCGCGCCAGCCTGCCGGACGGAATCGTCTGGACCGGGCTGCCGGCAGCGATCACATGA
- the cmr6 gene encoding type III-B CRISPR module RAMP protein Cmr6, protein MNVAAVPQYVVEAAAGFRNCPPGHRFNLYLEIWQEGNWLISKNGKADALRGCLALGDAVALLQALRARQKALAEALPEEQHQIIDAVSTAPFATGLGLEHPVDNGFAFLSPYGLPYLAGSGIKGVLRQAANELRDDGDAGMTQPLIDALFGQELQSAEARRGALTCWDVFPQLSGDSLVVEIMTPHFGDYYQNKGTPHDAGRPNPIPFLAVPARSQFRFVVTCDPARLPAGAHDWKGILDRIIEHAFAWLGFGAKTAVGYGALAEDTAAAVERQRVQDQARQQAAAAAEAERRAQLSPADQELEAARLDIAVLRSAFEAAKAKGKYQPGSPIDEQRLKLFQQAVQWQGQTARREAVALLREVIKWTGWPGNKERKQQFQTWLRELES, encoded by the coding sequence ATGAACGTTGCTGCCGTTCCCCAATACGTAGTCGAAGCCGCTGCTGGCTTCCGCAATTGCCCGCCTGGCCATCGCTTCAACCTCTATCTGGAGATCTGGCAGGAGGGCAACTGGCTTATCAGCAAGAATGGCAAGGCCGATGCCTTGCGTGGGTGTCTTGCCCTGGGTGACGCAGTGGCCTTATTGCAAGCACTGCGCGCTCGTCAAAAGGCTCTCGCGGAAGCCCTGCCCGAAGAACAACACCAGATCATCGACGCCGTCTCGACCGCTCCCTTCGCCACCGGACTGGGGCTTGAACACCCGGTCGACAATGGCTTCGCCTTTCTCTCGCCCTACGGGTTGCCTTACCTGGCTGGCAGCGGCATCAAGGGCGTGCTGCGTCAGGCCGCGAACGAACTTCGCGACGACGGCGATGCCGGGATGACGCAGCCACTGATCGATGCGCTGTTCGGCCAGGAATTGCAGAGCGCCGAAGCGCGGCGTGGCGCACTGACCTGCTGGGATGTCTTTCCGCAGCTGTCCGGCGACAGCCTCGTCGTCGAGATCATGACGCCCCACTTCGGCGACTACTACCAGAACAAGGGCACGCCTCACGACGCCGGCAGACCCAATCCGATTCCCTTCCTGGCCGTTCCCGCGCGCTCGCAATTCCGCTTCGTCGTGACCTGCGATCCCGCGCGCCTGCCGGCAGGGGCCCACGACTGGAAGGGTATCCTCGACCGCATCATCGAACACGCCTTCGCTTGGCTGGGTTTCGGCGCCAAGACCGCCGTCGGCTACGGCGCGCTGGCTGAAGACACCGCAGCTGCCGTAGAGCGGCAGCGCGTGCAGGATCAAGCGCGTCAGCAAGCGGCAGCCGCTGCCGAGGCCGAGCGCCGCGCGCAGCTCTCGCCCGCCGACCAGGAGCTGGAAGCCGCCCGCTTGGACATCGCAGTCTTGCGTAGCGCTTTTGAGGCTGCGAAAGCGAAAGGCAAGTACCAGCCCGGCTCGCCGATCGACGAGCAGCGCTTGAAGCTCTTCCAGCAGGCCGTTCAATGGCAAGGCCAAACCGCACGCCGCGAAGCCGTGGCGCTGCTTCGGGAAGTCATCAAGTGGACCGGCTGGCCAGGCAACAAGGAACGCAAGCAGCAGTTCCAAACCTGGCTGAGGGAGCTGGAATCATGA
- the cas1 gene encoding CRISPR-associated endonuclease Cas1, translating into MTSLYVDRRGITLKADGEALVFYENGERVGTVPLAPLSRVFMRGDVTLSSALLGKLGERGIGVVVLSGRKAVPTMLLGRPHNDAARRVAQYRQSLDADFCLRFSRAIVEAKLRAQAAFLDERRESELRSRYLLTLSLRRVNGSIAAIDAQTRIASLRGLEGAAAAAYFEGFGDLLPNRLNFSGRNRRPPRDPVNAVLSLGYTLLHAEAVLALYGSGLDPFVGFYHTLDFARESLACDLVEPLRVEIDKHVLMLFRSEKLRPEDFSHSELGCLLGKAGRARFYAEWEQLAARLRKLLAENVADVANAIGLAAAPVSDSADDGSDGAEVASSELDAGGNGDGF; encoded by the coding sequence ATGACGAGTCTCTATGTAGACCGGCGTGGAATCACCCTGAAGGCCGACGGCGAGGCGCTGGTCTTCTACGAGAACGGTGAGCGCGTCGGTACGGTGCCGCTGGCGCCACTGTCGCGCGTCTTCATGCGCGGCGACGTCACGCTCTCCTCGGCGCTGCTCGGCAAGCTCGGCGAACGGGGAATCGGCGTGGTGGTGCTCTCCGGCCGCAAGGCGGTGCCGACGATGCTCCTCGGCCGGCCGCACAACGATGCGGCGCGGCGGGTGGCGCAGTACCGGCAGTCCCTCGACGCCGATTTCTGTCTGCGTTTCTCGCGCGCCATCGTCGAAGCGAAGCTGCGCGCACAGGCAGCCTTTCTCGACGAGCGCCGCGAGAGCGAGTTGCGCTCCCGCTATCTGCTGACCCTCTCGCTGCGTCGTGTGAACGGCAGCATCGCGGCAATCGACGCGCAAACGCGGATCGCCTCGTTGCGCGGACTCGAAGGTGCCGCGGCAGCGGCGTACTTCGAAGGCTTCGGCGACCTGCTGCCGAATCGCCTGAACTTCAGCGGACGCAACCGCCGGCCGCCCCGCGACCCGGTGAACGCGGTGCTCTCCCTCGGCTATACGCTGCTGCATGCGGAGGCGGTGCTGGCGCTCTACGGTTCCGGGCTCGACCCCTTCGTCGGCTTCTACCACACCCTCGACTTCGCCCGCGAGTCGCTCGCTTGCGATCTGGTCGAACCGCTGCGGGTGGAAATCGACAAGCACGTCCTGATGCTCTTCCGCAGCGAGAAACTGCGGCCAGAGGACTTCAGCCACAGCGAACTGGGCTGCCTGCTCGGCAAGGCCGGCCGGGCGCGCTTCTACGCCGAATGGGAGCAACTCGCGGCGCGCCTGCGCAAGCTGCTCGCCGAGAACGTCGCCGACGTCGCCAATGCGATCGGTCTGGCGGCCGCTCCGGTCTCCGACTCGGCCGACGATGGGAGCGACGGCGCCGAAGTGGCCAGCAGCGAGCTCGACGCGGGTGGCAACGGCGATGGGTTCTGA